AGAAGAAGTATTTAATGCAATGGTACCTTATTTGAAAGAAGAATTCGGTAATCCTTCTACTTTTTATAAATTAGGTAGGAATGCTAAAAAAGCGGTTGAAGAAGCTCGTGAACATGTAGCTAAATTAATTAATGCTGATACAAGGGAGATCATATTTACAAGTGGAGGAACTGAATCTGACAATATGGCTATTAAAGGTGTGGCTCTTAAATTTGAAGATAAAGGTAAACATATTATTACTACAGAAATTGAGCATCCTGCAGTATTAAGAACTTGTGAATTCCTTGAATCAAGAGGATATGAAGTTACTTATTTGCCAGTAAATGAAAATGGTATAATCAGTATAGAAGATTTAAAAAATGCAATTAGAGAAGATACCATTTTAATTTCTGTCATGCATGCAAATAATGAGATAGGAACTATACAGCCAATTGAAGAGGTAGGTAAGATTGCAAAGGAAAATGGAATTATCTTCCATTGTGATGCAGTGCAATCTGTAGGTAAGATTCCAGTGGATGTTAAAGAAGCAAATATTGACTTATTGTCCATTTCTTCCCATAAGATTTATGGTCCAAAAGGTGTTGGTGCAATATTTATTAGAAAAGGAGTTAGATTAGAATTATTGATTCATGGGGGAGGTCAAGAGAACGGTCTTAGGTCTGGTACTGAAAATGTTCCAGGTATCGTAGGTTTTGGTAAAGCTGCTGAGCTTGCTTATGAACATTTGGATGAAAACATTGCAAAACTTACAGAATTAAGAGATGCTCTTATTGAAAAGATTAGTGATAGGATTCCAGAAGCTTACTTAAATGGGGATAGAGAGAATAGACTTCCAAATAATGTAAACTTTAGATTTGCAGCAATCGAAGGGGAAGGTTTGATCTTAAGATTAGATGCTAAAGGAATCAATGGTGCAACTGGTTCTGCATGTTCATCAAAAAGTCTAAAGGCATCCTATGTATTAAGTGCTTTAGGTTTGGAAGATGCTGAGATTCACGGTTCCTTAAGATTAAGTTTAGGTACTGAAAATAGCTTAGAAGATGTAGATGTTGTTGTAGATGCATTGGATGAAGTTGTTTCAGGATTAAGAAGAATGTCCCCATTATGGGATAATGAAAATAATGAATCTTTAGAATTAGATGAGTCTAAGTTTACAGACCCAGATCATTAAGTAAAAATTTAAATATTAGGATTATTTAAAAAGATAATGTAAAGAATAAGGTGATAAGATATGTACAGTGAAAAAGTTATGGACCATTTTGCAAATCCAAGAAATTCTGGTATTATTGAAAATGCAAGTGGTGAAGGAACTGTTGGAAACCCTACTTGTGGGGATTTAATGACTATTTACATTGATGTTGATGACAATGATGTAATTCAAGATATTAAGTTTGAAACCTTTGGTTGCGGTGCTGCAATAGCTACAAGCAGTATGATAACTGAAATTGCAAAGGGAATGACAGTTGATGAAGCTTTAGAGATCACTAGAAATGATG
This uncultured Methanobrevibacter sp. DNA region includes the following protein-coding sequences:
- the nifS gene encoding cysteine desulfurase NifS, yielding MYMDNSATSPVKEEVFNAMVPYLKEEFGNPSTFYKLGRNAKKAVEEAREHVAKLINADTREIIFTSGGTESDNMAIKGVALKFEDKGKHIITTEIEHPAVLRTCEFLESRGYEVTYLPVNENGIISIEDLKNAIREDTILISVMHANNEIGTIQPIEEVGKIAKENGIIFHCDAVQSVGKIPVDVKEANIDLLSISSHKIYGPKGVGAIFIRKGVRLELLIHGGGQENGLRSGTENVPGIVGFGKAAELAYEHLDENIAKLTELRDALIEKISDRIPEAYLNGDRENRLPNNVNFRFAAIEGEGLILRLDAKGINGATGSACSSKSLKASYVLSALGLEDAEIHGSLRLSLGTENSLEDVDVVVDALDEVVSGLRRMSPLWDNENNESLELDESKFTDPDH
- the nifU gene encoding Fe-S cluster assembly scaffold protein NifU, with product MYSEKVMDHFANPRNSGIIENASGEGTVGNPTCGDLMTIYIDVDDNDVIQDIKFETFGCGAAIATSSMITEIAKGMTVDEALEITRNDVADALDGLPPIKMHCSNLAADALTEAIKDYKSKKAE